DNA sequence from the Saccopteryx leptura isolate mSacLep1 chromosome 4, mSacLep1_pri_phased_curated, whole genome shotgun sequence genome:
AAACTtctggaagggcagagatgctgcCAGAGAAAGGCTGTTTTACTGGCAAATAGAAAAGTGTAAGCTTGGACTTTATAACAGTCACCTAGTAGGTGtccttccctcatcttttttttttttttttttttcagagggggatagatagatagggacagacaggcaggaacagagagagatgagaagcatcaatcatcagtttttcattgcaacaccttagttgttcattgattgctttctcacatgtgccttgattgtgaggctacagcagactgagtaaccccttgctctagcgagtgaccttgggtccgagctggtgagctttgctgaaacccaatgagcccgcgctcaagctagcgacctcggggtctcgaacctgggtcctccgcatcccagtctgatgctctatccactgtgccactacctggtcaggctccttccctCACCTTAAATGCTGAATGATACCTATTTAAATTAGGGTCTTCTAGGAGATAAACAGGACAGAGCCTCTCATTCCCCTTAGACTCCATGCAGTATTCAACAAGAAACCACTTCTGGTCTTTGTCAGTTTACTAGAGACCTCTGATGAAGAGTGCTTCCCCTCACCCCACATTTTACTGAGTTTCCTTAGGCATATACACAGAGTAATATCGAACAATAGTGGGAAAGACATTCTCAGAAACACAGCTTCTGCTCTTCACTGTAAAAGCAACAAGGCCAAAATTGTTTAGGACACTCAAGGCAATGAGCAGGGAAACACTGGAAAGGGTAGTGCTGAATGACCTCACCCCCAGTGAGCTGGGACAAGATCCCAAAGTGATGCAGGTGCCCACCAAGGCTTCATGGGTCAAGGCCCTGAGAGTGGGAAAGCAATCTCATTCCACCTTGTGCAAGGGGACCTCCTGGAGCACAGGGAAAGGGCCAAACCAGTGAAGCAACTCAGTACCAGCCATCATTTATTAGGTAATAATTACAATATGAAAGGATTCCGAGGTGCTGGGCAACGGTCATAGGAATGTGGAGTCCGCACTGGGCCCTCTTCAGTGGTACTTGCGTCGCCGCTCATGTTCTGAAGTTAGAAAGGCAAAATGGTAAGTTTCTTAAAAGGCACAGTAGAAGCACAAGATGGAGAACATCGGGCTAAAACCACATAAAACCATCCTGTGAATTGCTTTTAGGAAATGACCTAGAACCTGCTAGCCAATGTCTCAGCAGAATCACTCACTGACCTAGGGACACAAAGGCACCTCAggccagccccttccttcccaggAGGAATACCCACTCTGGCAAACAGCCTCCAAGAACTTGCCTAGTATTTGGAGTCAGTGTCACCTCAGATACCACAGACTGGCAGGGGGCTGGATACTATGAGAAACAGTCATGATACCCAGTCAGTGGCTACCAGTGACACTTTCTTGCATCTACCACTGGAAAAGCTCCTTTGGATCTCAGAACCAGGACCAGCTATGTTTTTCCAGAGCACTGCACAACCCCACTGAAGGCAAGGTAACCCGAGGGACACTTACTGAGTTCTTTATAAGAACGGCAGTAGTTGAAAAGCACATAAGCTGCCAGCACCATAGAAATCCCAGCAACGCTCCCTTTTCTCACATCGACATACTTGTTGTAGTATCGGTAATAACCTGCAAACAGGAGAGGCAGTCACTGCCCTGCTTTGCTGTGAATACTCCATGCAGTGTAAAGTCAAATCTGGCTTAAATTCAGAGACCTAGCCCTGGTATGGCTCTTTAAGCCACTGACCCTACATTCATGGATTGATAAAGAGAAGAGCACAAATGCCCTACATTCTTGGGGTCTCCACGAGCACAGACGTTCCAGCTAGACCCACTTTGATTCTACCCCCACTCTTTGGCCTTGTCCTTGTAGATGGCTCAGCCTGTTGCTCTTTGATCCTACCTCAGGCTCACCTCCAGCCCAGTACCTCTTACCCTAATTCTGACTGTGAATCCAACCCTCAATAAGGGCTATTCAGGGAGCAGGAAgacttcatttgttttctttattaggtGCCCCCATCAGTGAGGAAATAATATCTGCCCTCTTGGGCCTCACAGCCTAGtagacagaaaaagaatgaaatgatcaTAGAAGGCGACTATAGTGAGGGAAGCCATGAAGGAGCACTATTCATGCAGGGAGCTATAAGCATGAACAGGCCCCATTCACCTCCACTGAGAAGTCAGGGACTGTTGATACCAAGTGTGGGGAAAAGGCAGAGTATTCTAATCTGAGGCAAAGCTGAGGAGAGGCCTCAGGGCAGGGGAAAGATGGCACACAACACACAGCCACAGGCAGGCCAAATTTAGAaggaaaaatgggggggggggagcaccgACGAGGCTGGGGACCACGCAGACTCCCATGGGATAATGCGGGTCGTTATTCTTGGAACGTGATGTGGGTTCCACAGGACTGATCTGACTAGCTGTGCACTTTAAAATGCACAGACCTGAAGGACAATTTCAAGTATACATATTTATTGTGGAAGCTGTACCTGGCAGGAAGATGAGCattccaggggtctccaaactttttacacagggggccagttcactgtccctcagaccattggagggctgccaaatacagtggtcctctcactgaccaccaatgaaagaggtgccccttccagaagtgcagtgggggctggataaatggcttcagggggccgcattgcgggccgtagtttggggacgcctgccggTTTAGACTGATGTCCACTATGCTTCCCTCATGTTCCTCTTAGAGAAGTCTTATGTGAAAATACTCATGGACATTTCTCTAAGATAAAGACAATGGCACCAACTCCAAGCAACAGAAAACATGTTCTTACCTAAAATTAGCCTGTCTTTGAACAAGACCAAACAGAAGTTCAAGAGCTAACACTCTCCCTATCCTCTATATAACTTACTGGTCCGAGACAAGGCCTTTTAATACCCAAATTAACTCAGAGGAAAAAGAACCCTGAAGAACCAGAGATTTGCTTTTGTTTACATATGTCCATAAGGCTCTGACCTCTCTGAAACGCTCCAGCAATGCCTTTAGGGGTGAAATCCCGCATCAGTATCCAGCTTGGCAGCTCCCCTAGTTTGACATCCATGAGTCTCTTCTCCTTCAATGGTACtgattaggaaaagaaaaaagaaaatacacactgAAAAATCTCCCAACAACACAAACAGCACCTTTCTACGTCATTTCAACCACTCAGTAAAAGGGCACTCAATAATATTACTATGTAGAGGCTGGATTTaagtaatatgaataaatatatcaCATCAAATTACTACTTTAAGCCAGAGTCCATATAAAGGCAGAACTGCTGTACTGACAGATTTAGTAATAAACAGGATTTTAATAGCTTGCTGGGCATAgctatgtaaagaaaaaagaaaagaaaagacttacagccctggccagttggctcagtggtagagcgtcggcctggcatgcaggagtcccgggttcgattcccggccagggcacacaggagaggcgcccatctgcttctccacccctccccctctccttcctctctgtctctctcttcccctcccgcagccggggctccattggagcaaagttggtccgggcgctaaggatggctctgtggctctgcctcaggcgctagaatggctctgattgcagcagagcaacaccttaAGAtgggcaggggaaaaaaaaaaaaaaaaagatgggcagagcatcgccccctggtgggcgtgccgggtggatcccggtcggctgcatgtgggagtctgtctgactgcctccctgtttccaacttcagaaaaatacaaaaaaataataataataattaaaaaataaaacattctcatgtattacaatccattcatttcctaccgctcatgttcatggctgcgggtggctggagccaatcacagctgtcctccgggacaacaccaaatttttattagataatgcgtaacatacacgggtcattgtatggctctcacagaattacattttaaaatatgtggcattcatggctctctcagccaaaaaggttcccaacccctgctttattttataaGGTGGTGGGGTAGGGGAGTGACTCAGAAAAGTTGGGTACCTTGGCTAAAGGTGCACAGCATGCAGGCAGTGGAGGCAGGACTCAATCTCAGGTCTGGCCCCCATATTTCTGAAGCCAATCTGATTTCTACCTCAAGCATCCTACCTGGAACCACAGTTGTCAGATGACAGTAAAAACCACTCCAAATGATCTAACAAGTCCCAGATTACATTTCAATACGAGTCTGAGGACTGGACAGGAAGAGCTCCTAGTTGAGGCCATTCTGTACCCATCTCTTGGCTTAAGACTAAATAATAGGGGAACCAGGTAGGATCTGGGAGGGGGATTGGAGCTATGAGTGTCCAGATGTTCATGAGGGAATGGTCTCCCTCCCACTGTTCTTCCCAACAggtcaactttaaaaagcttcttAGTAGGTTTCCTCTTCAGGGCAAGGGTACAAGGACTAAAGTTAAAGATGACCAGCCACATCCAGAGCCAGACCAAATCACTCCAAGGTTTCTTTGCCATTTTGGGGATCCAAGAATATATATACTAATCCCTAAAGACTAGCCTCAAGAGTCTACTGAGGGGAATCCCTCAGGTTTCTTGACATTTTCCAAACCATAAACAAGGGCAAGGGCTgtcaagccataaaaagaaacagaaggctTAACAGCAGCTTCTgcttgaccggtggtggtgcagtagatagagcataaacctgggacattgaagtcccagattcgaaaccccaaggtcaccagcttcagcgcaggattgctagcttgagcacagtgttgctggcttgatcatcatcaacatgatcccatggtcactaggtcactgacttgagcccaaagttgctggcttgagcaaggggtcactggcttggcttgagcccccccacccccagtcagggcacgtatgagaagcagtcaatgaacaactaaagtgatgcaactatgagttgatgcttctcatctctctcccttcttctaatCTGCTGTAGAACCAGACCCTTGGCCTTGATGAACCAGACTGAGTACATGTCACAAGAGACCAAAAGTGACAGTGAAGGCATAAACCTATGACTTGCATACATCGAATACGGGTTGCAGTTTTATGTTGCATGTCCCAAACAAACTGCCCCAACCTTCTACCTAGATTCATCTAACAAATATGGAGCACCCGCTGCATGTCAGGTAGCACGccaagcactgaggatacagCACTGACCACAGATCATAGCCTTGATCTCAGAAGCTGTCTATTGAAGAAGACAACCATCTTATATCCACTTACCTTCCTGTGCTTACCACACTTGAGCCAAAACCCTTTCTGTTTCTCATACACAACAGAATTATTTCCACCTAAGAGCCTTTCATTTGCAGTGCCCCAGGTTCATCACAAGGCTATTCAACTTAAATGCCATCTCCTAAAAGGCCTCCTTCCCTGCCTGCCCTATCTCAAATGCCAGCACTTCCTTTCTATGTAACCTGTGAGCTcatttcccatctgtaaaatggtttaTTCCAAGGattgaataagaaaatatatgaaagcaTTTGGAACAGTGCTCAGAATAGtaaagttattattatcattgaaaCCTCATTAAGGTCTATGCAAAACATTTAAAGGGGGGGGAAGTGGtgaaggaagaaaagcaaattaaaccaAACTTTAGAACCTTTTAACTATATAAGAAAGACTTCAGGGATTAATCTCATCCTTTAGCTCTTTTTCAAACAGAAAACTGTGATTAGTTTAGTTAACAATTAGTTTTTGAAATGTCAGATagtctcaaattaatttttagatatgTCCCAAATCTCTGTTGGAGAGTTTAGTGTCAATGACATTAAGCGCGACATCAAACAATGTCCACCAAAAATGACCTATACCTTTCTCTCTCATCTTGTGTGTGCTAATTTTAGATCCGAGGTTTGTCTTCATTTGAATTAGTAAACTTTTAGTCCATGGATTACTATACCACATTCTTGAATAAGAACATAGTAATACTTTTCCTACACTCTCAAAGCCTTCTTTCAAGTGCAAACATGTTATTCTAAAACCATTTCTGGCTTTAAATATGGCTTTGTGGTAGGGAGTGGTGATGAAGGTATAGATGGAACTAGAATAGCACAATGTTGTTAACTGTTCCTACTGGGCAATGAATACAAAGCACTTGTTACataattgtttcctttttattttaaatcttccataataaacattttaaagtgctTTTAGAAATacaattatgggccctggccagttggctcagtggtagagtgttggcctggtagagtgttggcctggcgtgcgtgcaggagtcccgggttcgattcccagccaggacacacaggagaagtgcccatctgcttctccacccctccccctctccttcctctctgtctctctcttcccctcccgcagccaaggctccattggagcaaagttggcccgggcactgaggatggctctatggcctttgcctcaggcgctaaaatggctctggttacaacagagcgacgccccagatgggcagagcatcgccccctggtgggcatgccgggtggatcccagtccggtgcatgcaggagtctgtctgactgcctccccgtttccaacttcagaaaaatacaaaacaacaaaaaaagaaatacaattatgacctgaccaggtggcggtgaagtagacagagcattgacctggaatgctgatgacccaggtttgaaaccctgaggttgctggtttgagtgtaggatcatagatatgaccccctggtcgctggctttgaagcacaaggttgctggcttgagcaagtggtcactggctcagctggagactcctcaatcaaggcatatatgagaagcaatcaatgaacaactaaggtaccacaactatgaattgatgcttctcatctcccttcctgtctgtctctgtctctgtccacatgtcaggaagaaaaacagtattttaaatcaAAGTATTTTTGACAGctggtataaaaaaaataaaatgaggctaCTTCTGGGCCCACTGAAGCTATCTTTTTCATATTCATACAAACTATGGAAACACATTCTGCATTCTTATGACCACATTCCAGAACTGACATGGTGCGCTGGCACATCAAAGGGGGGAAAAggcaacaatttaaaatttattttctacatatttatatCTCTTTACCATGAAGACAAGAGTGTTTCCTTaaccaaaataagaaatttatgcctgacctatggtggcgcaatggataaagcgtcgacctggaaatgctgaggttgccggttcgaaaccctgggctagcctggtcaaggcacatatgggagttgatgcttccagttcctccccccttttctctctctctctctctctctctctctctctctctctctctctccccctcccctctctaaaaatgaataaattaaaaaaaaaaaagaaatttataagtacagggagaaaaatcacattaGTTTTAAGGAGAACAGTACAACACCATCACAAAACTCCAAGAGGAAGACTCACTAAAGATACATCTACACTTATTCCAAGAACTTCCCTCTTAGTGGAAGACAAAGACCTCAGTCCCAGGCAGCCATAGTGGACACTCCCTCAGCACTATTCCACAGTGCTGCACATCCCTCTGCAGTCACTGGTTTACACCAGCAGAGCACAGTGAGTGGTAACAGAGCAGACTCCAGAGTACAGTATTCAGAGTTTTGTGCCACTCTGtagctgtgtgcccttgggcaaggtactgctctctctgtgcctccatttccttctttgtaaaaTAAGGACAAGAACAGTACCCACCTCGGTACTTGGCTTTAGGTACTGTGTAAATGGGaattattatttgtctttctgtctatGAGCTATGTGAAGCATAAACACACACAGTTCCTGGTCATATCAGACTTTCAATAAACACTGTGGAAGGACCTCAGATCTGACCTGATTTTATGACTTCAAGAAGCATACTTTTCACTTATCTAACAAGGCATGGAAATACAAAGTCTGGGTGCCAAACCCAATCCAGGGAATTGCCAGAGAGTAAAGAGTTCAGACTTTGTCGGCCACACAAGACCTCTGTaacacaatcttttttttattcgAAACAAATTTCTTAAAAGCATAAAAATCATCCTTAGCTCACAAAAACAGGCCTCAGAAATTCAGCCTATTGGCTATAGTTTGCCAACCTCTGCTCTCACCTATTGctattaattcatatttttatcactttatttgcTAATGAACTAGTGGCTTTATGCTCTGGCAACAGACATTATTGACAAGATCATCAGGACTTAAGAGACTTGGACTCCAATTCCTTTTCCTAGGGTGATACTGAATGGGCCAGATGTGACAGGACCATGCCCAAAGATCAGAGGTTAAGCTGGGATAACCAGCCCGCACCTGTAAACCAGGCAGTGTTCCAAGGACCTTACATGTACTAAGTTGTTAAATCCTTAGTCCACAGTGctcttcacaacaaccctctgCTTAAAGAAGATGCCAAGTCTCAGTGCTTCCTTTTCACATGTCTTATATAAACAACATAACCACCTGTGGATAAACATTCTCATGTCTGTTTCTAGAGATGGGAAAAACAGCATCATTCTCATCTTTCTGATCCCCTCTTCATTATTCCAAGCTGAGATTAATATAGAAACtagcactggccagatagctcagttgcttcgAGCTTGGTgatgaaacacagaggttgctggttccaacccgtcagggcacatacagaaacagatcaatgtgcctgtcttgctctttctctttctctttctccctttctctctctcaaaaatcaataaataaaaaattttaattcgattcccagtcaaggcacacaggagaagcaaccatttgcttcccctcc
Encoded proteins:
- the ATP5MF gene encoding ATP synthase subunit f, mitochondrial codes for the protein MASIVPLKEKRLMDVKLGELPSWILMRDFTPKGIAGAFQRGYYRYYNKYVDVRKGSVAGISMVLAAYVLFNYCRSYKELKHERRRKYH